Proteins encoded by one window of Polaribacter haliotis:
- the cyoE gene encoding heme o synthase, whose protein sequence is MNTTIISDNKTAMQTILSDFKQLTKVGLSLSVVFSSVAGYLLAAEVVNFFTLFLLALGGFFMVGASNAFNQIIEKDTDAIMKRTQNRPLPTGRMSVNTALTIAITFTILGIGILYSINPKSALFGAISIFLYTSVYTPLKSVTPLAVFVGAIPGAIPFMLGWVAATNNFGIEAGFLFMIQFFWQFPHFWAIGWLQYEEYKKAGFHMLPMNTKDKGAIKQILFYTVIMIFVSIAPVLKVSGDFYIYPATAVIVALFGVMMLYYGIRLYKSEQNIDARKLMLSSVLYITVVQIIYVVDKFLH, encoded by the coding sequence ATGAATACAACAATTATTTCCGATAATAAAACAGCTATGCAAACGATTCTATCCGACTTTAAACAGCTAACCAAAGTTGGTTTGTCTTTAAGTGTTGTATTTTCTTCTGTTGCAGGTTACTTATTGGCGGCAGAAGTTGTAAACTTTTTTACGTTGTTTCTATTAGCTTTAGGAGGTTTTTTTATGGTTGGTGCATCTAATGCTTTTAATCAAATTATCGAAAAAGATACAGATGCAATAATGAAACGTACCCAAAACAGACCTTTGCCAACAGGAAGAATGTCTGTAAATACAGCACTTACAATTGCAATTACATTTACCATATTAGGAATTGGAATATTATATAGTATCAACCCGAAATCGGCATTATTTGGTGCTATTTCTATATTTTTATACACAAGTGTTTACACGCCTCTAAAATCAGTAACACCTTTAGCGGTTTTTGTAGGAGCGATTCCAGGAGCCATTCCTTTTATGTTAGGTTGGGTTGCAGCAACCAATAATTTTGGTATTGAAGCAGGTTTCTTATTTATGATTCAGTTTTTCTGGCAATTTCCTCATTTTTGGGCAATTGGTTGGTTACAATATGAGGAATATAAAAAAGCAGGTTTCCACATGTTACCAATGAACACGAAAGACAAAGGAGCTATTAAACAAATTCTTTTTTACACAGTAATAATGATTTTTGTTTCAATCGCACCAGTTTTAAAAGTTTCTGGCGATTTTTACATTTATCCAGCAACAGCAGTAATTGTTGCTTTGTTTGGAGTAATGATGTTGTATTATGGAATAAGATTGTACAAAAGCGAACAAAATATTGATGCAAGAAAATTAATGTTATCTAGCGTATTGTATATCACAGTAGTTCAAATTATATATGTAGTAGATAAATTTTTACACTAA
- a CDS encoding cytochrome c oxidase subunit 3: MIKEQTLEQELIVAKKKSAKPMLWVSMISMVMFFAGLTSAYVISMKRDDWVSFDLPNAFHISTFLIVASSIALFLSQRFLKQDKRQLSLILVVVTLILGIGFIWQQYVGFEQLKSVGLYFTGKDSTVSTSFIIGITFMHVLHLLAGIIVLFVVIYNHFKYKYKPNDMLGFELGAIFWHFVDILWIYLFFFFYFIK, from the coding sequence ATGATAAAAGAACAAACTTTAGAACAAGAATTAATTGTAGCCAAAAAGAAATCAGCCAAACCTATGTTATGGGTTTCTATGATTAGTATGGTTATGTTTTTTGCAGGTTTAACAAGTGCTTATGTAATTAGTATGAAAAGAGACGACTGGGTTTCTTTCGATTTACCAAACGCATTTCATATTAGTACTTTTTTAATTGTTGCAAGTAGTATTGCATTATTTTTATCACAACGTTTTTTAAAACAAGATAAAAGACAATTATCGCTTATTTTGGTTGTTGTTACACTAATTTTAGGAATTGGTTTTATTTGGCAACAATATGTAGGTTTTGAACAACTTAAAAGTGTCGGTTTGTATTTCACTGGAAAAGATAGTACAGTTTCAACATCTTTTATAATTGGAATCACTTTTATGCATGTTTTGCACTTGCTAGCAGGTATAATTGTGCTATTTGTTGTTATTTATAATCATTTTAAATACAAATACAAACCGAATGATATGCTAGGGTTTGAACTTGGTGCTATTTTCTGGCATTTCGTGGATATATTGTGGATTTATCTATTTTTCTTTTTCTATTTTATCAAGTGA
- a CDS encoding cytochrome c oxidase subunit 3: protein MEANIAVPSNSKDTWNGGSAKPFGASYGKMMMWFFIVSDALTFSGFLAAYGLTRFKFIDSWPIADEVFTHVPFVHGEFPMIYVAIMTFILIFSSVTMVLAVDAGHQMKKNKVAWYMFATIIGGIIFVGSQAWEWGTFIKGSYGAVKTTDGKVLQFVKDGKQIALADFVTGERTDERVQHTRKNGLWFEKEATISTYSVDQVVNAYKANPAIQVRTELINLDTKKKTILSREDGIAELAKTKMVVEGANLKVNEYGNTIFADFFFFITGFHGFHVLSGIIINIIIFFNVILGTYERRGHYEMVEKVGLYWHFVDLVWVFVFTFFYLV from the coding sequence ATGGAAGCAAATATTGCTGTACCTTCTAATAGTAAAGATACCTGGAATGGTGGTAGTGCAAAACCTTTTGGTGCGTCTTATGGAAAAATGATGATGTGGTTTTTCATCGTCTCAGATGCATTAACCTTTTCTGGCTTTTTAGCGGCTTATGGTTTAACTCGTTTTAAATTTATAGATTCTTGGCCAATTGCAGATGAGGTTTTTACTCACGTTCCTTTTGTTCATGGAGAATTTCCAATGATTTACGTTGCAATTATGACGTTTATCCTAATCTTTTCTTCTGTAACAATGGTGTTGGCAGTAGATGCAGGTCATCAGATGAAAAAAAATAAAGTAGCATGGTATATGTTTGCTACAATTATTGGAGGTATTATTTTCGTTGGCTCACAAGCTTGGGAATGGGGTACTTTTATAAAAGGTTCTTATGGAGCTGTTAAAACTACAGATGGCAAAGTATTACAATTTGTAAAAGATGGTAAACAAATTGCTTTGGCAGATTTTGTTACAGGAGAAAGAACAGACGAAAGAGTTCAACACACCAGAAAAAACGGATTGTGGTTTGAAAAAGAAGCAACAATCTCAACGTATTCTGTAGATCAAGTGGTTAATGCTTACAAAGCAAACCCAGCAATTCAAGTAAGAACGGAGTTAATTAATTTAGACACCAAGAAGAAAACAATTCTTTCTAGAGAAGATGGAATTGCAGAATTAGCCAAAACAAAAATGGTTGTAGAAGGTGCTAATTTAAAAGTAAACGAATATGGTAATACCATTTTCGCAGATTTCTTTTTCTTTATTACTGGTTTCCACGGTTTCCACGTACTTTCTGGAATTATAATTAATATTATTATTTTCTTTAATGTTATTCTTGGGACTTATGAGAGAAGAGGACATTACGAAATGGTAGAAAAAGTAGGGTTGTATTGGCACTTTGTAGATTTAGTTTGGGTATTTGTATTTACCTTTTTCTACTTAGTATAA
- a CDS encoding cytochrome C oxidase subunit IV family protein, giving the protein MAHAHESNTKRIWIVFGILSVITLVEVYLGIIKPEALHLHGPGTSWLNWIFIILTLAKAYGIAWVFMHLEGEKKWFRRSIVWTAVFLIIYLVTLLLIEGGYLYETLAPLVKW; this is encoded by the coding sequence ATGGCACACGCACACGAATCAAATACGAAAAGAATATGGATAGTTTTTGGTATTCTTTCTGTTATTACTTTAGTAGAAGTTTACTTAGGTATAATTAAACCAGAAGCATTACACTTACATGGTCCTGGAACAAGTTGGTTAAACTGGATATTTATAATCTTAACATTAGCGAAAGCTTATGGAATTGCATGGGTATTTATGCATTTAGAAGGAGAAAAAAAATGGTTTAGACGTTCTATAGTTTGGACAGCAGTTTTCCTAATAATTTATTTAGTAACCTTACTATTAATTGAAGGAGGCTATTTATACGAAACATTAGCACCACTTGTAAAATGGTAA
- a CDS encoding SCO family protein, with amino-acid sequence MKKKYSYVGIAFVILLFGIYTVPKVVDRFKKSDLVKFDKVPDFEFINQNGEKITNKTYNDKVYVVEFFFSTCPTICPIMNRKMVTIQDKFFGNPNFGIASISITPEIDTPETLRTYAKNKGITSKNWHLLTGKSDEVVYALSNKGFKLYAGKGDGNHGGFEHSGLFALVDKDGYIRSRKDEFGNPIMYYRAIEDQGFPDQIKELKEDIKILLDE; translated from the coding sequence ATGAAAAAAAAATATTCATACGTAGGTATTGCTTTTGTTATTTTATTATTCGGAATTTATACTGTTCCAAAAGTAGTAGATCGTTTTAAAAAATCGGATTTGGTAAAGTTTGATAAAGTGCCAGATTTTGAATTTATCAATCAAAATGGAGAAAAAATTACCAACAAAACTTATAATGATAAAGTATACGTTGTAGAGTTTTTCTTTAGTACATGCCCAACTATTTGTCCGATTATGAATCGTAAAATGGTTACCATACAAGATAAGTTTTTCGGAAATCCCAATTTTGGCATCGCTTCTATTTCAATCACTCCAGAAATAGATACACCAGAAACATTAAGAACATATGCTAAAAACAAGGGAATAACGTCAAAAAACTGGCATTTATTAACAGGAAAAAGCGACGAAGTTGTATATGCACTTTCCAACAAAGGTTTTAAATTATATGCAGGAAAAGGAGATGGAAATCATGGAGGTTTTGAGCATTCAGGCTTATTTGCTTTGGTTGATAAAGACGGTTATATAAGATCAAGAAAAGACGAATTCGGCAACCCAATTATGTATTATAGAGCTATTGAGGACCAAGGTTTTCCAGATCAAATAAAAGAATTAAAAGAAGATATTAAAATTTTGTTAGATGAGTAA
- a CDS encoding DUF420 domain-containing protein produces MSKLVQEKKYKKIITALSIIVPVAVAGLFLINLKKLGFNVKPLTFLPPIYATINGITAVLLIAAVVAIKKGNRKLHEQLNTTAIACSLLFLVMYIGYHMTSDSTSFGGEGVIKYVYYFILITHIILSIVVIPFVLTTYMRAKLGDFPAHKKIAKRTFPLWLYVAVTGVIVYLMISPYYV; encoded by the coding sequence ATGAGTAAATTAGTACAAGAAAAAAAATACAAGAAGATAATTACAGCATTATCAATTATAGTTCCTGTTGCAGTTGCAGGATTATTTTTAATCAATCTTAAAAAATTAGGGTTTAATGTAAAACCATTAACGTTTTTACCTCCAATTTATGCTACTATAAATGGTATAACTGCTGTACTTTTAATTGCAGCAGTTGTTGCTATTAAAAAAGGAAATAGAAAATTACACGAACAATTAAACACTACTGCAATTGCTTGCTCTTTATTATTTTTAGTAATGTACATTGGTTATCACATGACCTCCGATTCTACTTCATTTGGTGGAGAAGGAGTTATAAAATATGTATATTATTTTATTTTAATAACACATATAATTTTATCTATTGTTGTAATTCCTTTTGTGTTAACAACGTATATGAGAGCAAAATTGGGTGATTTTCCAGCACATAAAAAAATAGCAAAACGTACTTTTCCATTATGGTTATATGTTGCTGTTACAGGTGTAATAGTATATTTAATGATATCTCCTTATTATGTATAA
- a CDS encoding TolC family protein has product MKTNFILFVALLTSIATFSQKQWTLKEAVDQALEKNISIQQNKLSLELAKKDVDIAKGNFLPDLNGNTGGNLNFGSGFDPVSQNRISTTIFGGSVRLSSGYTIFNGYRNTNTFKQAQLGVETSLYDLKKIENDISLRVVNSYLNVLFAKENLEVAKVQAEISKKQIEAADARFQAGAIAKGELLNFQSTAANDLQSVVTQENALDLALLTLAQLLQVSSENFDVAPIEVGTPSTNLLYTNSSTVYNKSLDYMPEIARAKLDIDNADFNIAIAKSAFYPTITASASLSTNYGYNLKLPPGSSNTALFTQLDDNLGYGVGFNVSIPIFNRFQTRNRVTKSIINKEISETRLESEKLQLKQTIEQAFLDVKSSLKAYQAATISLEAQKEAFKNAQERYNYGAMTLFDFDLVRTRLVNAEGLMIRSKYDYVFKTKVLQFYSGELVLE; this is encoded by the coding sequence TTGAAAACCAACTTTATTCTATTTGTAGCATTATTAACTTCAATTGCTACTTTTTCACAAAAACAATGGACATTAAAAGAAGCTGTAGATCAAGCTTTAGAAAAAAATATTTCCATTCAACAAAATAAATTAAGTTTAGAGCTTGCAAAGAAAGATGTAGATATTGCGAAAGGAAACTTTTTACCAGATTTAAATGGAAACACAGGTGGAAATTTAAACTTTGGTTCAGGGTTCGATCCTGTTTCACAGAATAGAATATCTACCACTATTTTTGGAGGTTCTGTTCGTTTGAGTTCTGGTTATACTATTTTTAATGGATATAGAAATACAAATACTTTTAAGCAAGCACAGTTAGGTGTAGAAACAAGTTTGTACGATTTAAAAAAGATAGAAAACGATATTTCTTTACGAGTTGTAAATTCTTATTTAAACGTTTTATTTGCAAAAGAAAATTTGGAAGTTGCCAAAGTTCAAGCAGAAATTAGTAAAAAACAAATTGAAGCTGCAGATGCAAGATTCCAAGCAGGTGCGATTGCAAAAGGAGAGTTGTTAAACTTTCAATCTACAGCTGCAAACGATTTACAAAGTGTAGTTACCCAAGAAAATGCTTTAGATTTAGCTTTGTTAACTTTAGCTCAATTACTTCAAGTATCATCAGAAAATTTCGATGTTGCTCCAATAGAAGTTGGTACGCCTTCAACAAATCTTTTATATACAAACTCTTCTACAGTGTATAATAAATCTTTAGATTATATGCCAGAAATTGCAAGAGCAAAACTAGATATTGATAATGCAGATTTTAACATTGCCATTGCTAAAAGTGCATTTTATCCAACAATTACAGCATCTGCAAGTTTATCTACAAACTATGGTTACAATTTAAAATTACCTCCAGGATCGTCTAATACAGCATTGTTTACACAATTAGACGATAATTTAGGATATGGAGTAGGTTTTAACGTGAGTATCCCAATTTTTAATAGATTTCAAACTAGAAATAGAGTTACAAAGTCTATTATTAATAAAGAAATTTCAGAAACTAGACTAGAAAGTGAGAAACTACAATTAAAACAAACTATAGAACAAGCGTTTTTAGATGTAAAATCTTCTTTAAAAGCCTACCAAGCCGCAACAATTTCTTTAGAAGCACAAAAGGAAGCTTTTAAAAACGCCCAGGAAAGATACAATTATGGAGCTATGACTTTGTTCGATTTTGATTTGGTTAGAACTCGTTTGGTTAATGCAGAAGGTTTAATGATCCGTTCTAAATACGATTATGTTTTTAAAACTAAAGTGTTACAATTCTATTCTGGAGAATTAGTTTTAGAATAA
- the tsaB gene encoding tRNA (adenosine(37)-N6)-threonylcarbamoyltransferase complex dimerization subunit type 1 TsaB yields MANILNIETATKNCSVSIAKNGEILAIKELNNGNYSHAEVLHPFIVEVLKEANIKTAEIDAVAVSKGPGSYTGLRIGVSAAKGLCFAFNKPLISIDTLNSLAHSISFDKGIIIPMLDARRMEVYAAVYDTNYQQKREIKAEIIDENSFSDFLNMGKVYFLGDGAAKCKEIITHENAVFVDDKYPSSKEMAELSYFKYKKNDIEDVAYFEPFYLKDFIVIPEKKKKPTF; encoded by the coding sequence TTGGCAAACATTCTTAACATAGAAACTGCAACTAAAAATTGTTCTGTAAGTATTGCAAAAAATGGAGAAATTCTAGCAATTAAAGAATTGAATAATGGTAATTACTCTCATGCAGAAGTATTACACCCTTTTATTGTTGAAGTTTTAAAGGAAGCAAATATAAAAACAGCAGAAATAGACGCTGTAGCAGTTAGTAAAGGCCCTGGTTCTTACACAGGATTAAGAATTGGAGTTTCTGCTGCAAAAGGGCTTTGTTTTGCTTTTAACAAGCCATTAATTTCTATTGATACACTTAATTCCTTAGCACATTCAATTTCTTTTGATAAGGGTATAATTATTCCAATGTTAGATGCTAGAAGAATGGAAGTTTATGCAGCAGTATATGATACTAATTACCAGCAAAAAAGGGAAATAAAAGCAGAAATTATTGATGAAAACTCTTTCTCAGATTTTCTAAATATGGGTAAAGTATATTTTTTAGGAGATGGAGCTGCAAAATGTAAAGAAATAATTACGCACGAAAATGCTGTATTTGTTGATGATAAATATCCCTCCTCTAAAGAAATGGCGGAATTATCTTATTTTAAGTACAAAAAAAACGACATCGAAGATGTCGCTTATTTCGAACCTTTTTACTTAAAAGATTTTATTGTTATTCCAGAAAAGAAAAAGAAACCTACGTTTTAA
- a CDS encoding mechanosensitive ion channel family protein gives MEEYLEQFKKVIVEYTPKVLMAVAMLIIGLIIIKIIVNTTKKVLRKRNVDISLQQFLGNLLGWALKIILFITVIAKLGVETASFAAILAAAGLAVGLALQGSLANFAGGVLIMIFKPFKVGDLIQAQGETGVVKEIEIFTTKLTGLSNREIIIPNGSLSNGNIINFTTEGTRRVDLVIGVSYDADIKKTKEVLTNVLTSHPKVLKDPTPGVTVLELADSSVNFAVRPWCNTADYWAVYFDCMENIKEALDAAGIEIPYPHNVQINKKE, from the coding sequence ATGGAAGAATATTTAGAACAGTTTAAAAAAGTAATAGTAGAATACACACCAAAAGTATTAATGGCAGTTGCCATGCTAATTATTGGTTTAATAATTATTAAAATTATTGTAAATACAACTAAAAAAGTATTAAGAAAAAGAAATGTAGATATTTCGCTTCAACAATTTTTAGGAAACTTATTAGGTTGGGCTTTAAAAATAATATTATTTATTACAGTAATCGCAAAATTAGGAGTAGAGACTGCCTCTTTTGCTGCAATTTTAGCTGCTGCTGGTTTGGCTGTAGGTTTAGCTTTACAAGGTTCTTTGGCAAATTTTGCTGGAGGTGTTTTAATTATGATTTTTAAACCATTTAAAGTTGGAGATTTAATTCAAGCACAGGGTGAAACTGGAGTTGTTAAAGAAATAGAAATTTTTACTACAAAATTAACGGGTTTATCTAATAGAGAAATTATAATTCCAAATGGTTCTTTATCTAATGGAAATATTATTAATTTTACAACAGAAGGTACTAGACGTGTAGATTTAGTAATTGGTGTTTCTTATGATGCAGATATTAAAAAAACAAAAGAAGTTTTAACGAATGTATTAACATCTCATCCTAAAGTTTTAAAGGATCCAACACCTGGAGTTACCGTTTTAGAATTAGCAGATAGTTCTGTGAATTTTGCGGTTAGACCTTGGTGTAATACTGCAGATTATTGGGCAGTTTATTTCGATTGTATGGAAAACATTAAAGAAGCTTTAGATGCTGCAGGAATCGAAATCCCTTATCCACATAACGTACAAATTAACAAAAAAGAATAA
- a CDS encoding DUF1304 domain-containing protein, producing MEIIQTVFIILVALIHLYILYLEMALWTTKKGINTFGLKSKEFAEETKIMAANQGLYNGFLALGLLWFLITNNFDGIQFLLICVFIAGLYGAYSTKIIKIFYIQSIPAIIALLLTLLF from the coding sequence ATGGAAATAATACAAACAGTTTTTATAATTTTAGTTGCTTTAATCCATTTATATATTCTTTATTTAGAAATGGCTCTTTGGACTACTAAGAAAGGAATTAACACATTTGGTTTAAAAAGCAAAGAATTTGCTGAAGAAACAAAAATAATGGCTGCAAACCAAGGTCTTTACAATGGTTTCTTGGCCCTAGGTTTACTTTGGTTTTTAATTACTAATAATTTCGATGGAATACAATTTCTTTTAATTTGTGTATTTATTGCAGGTTTATATGGTGCATATTCTACAAAAATTATTAAAATATTTTATATCCAATCTATACCAGCAATTATCGCTTTATTATTAACTTTGCTCTTTTAA
- a CDS encoding dodecin family protein, which yields MAVMKVIEVLANSEKSWEDATKKAVKQASKSVKNIKSVFVQSQSAVVNGDDVAEFRVNLKITFEVN from the coding sequence ATGGCAGTAATGAAAGTAATAGAAGTACTTGCAAACTCAGAAAAAAGTTGGGAAGATGCAACTAAAAAGGCTGTAAAACAAGCATCGAAATCCGTAAAAAATATTAAATCGGTATTTGTACAATCGCAAAGTGCTGTTGTAAATGGAGATGATGTTGCAGAATTTAGAGTAAATTTAAAAATTACTTTTGAAGTAAATTAA
- a CDS encoding toxin-antitoxin system YwqK family antitoxin yields MKKLITICMFCLVAIGYAQENKPTFKAEGDLVKATYYHEDGSVSTEGYFKDKKLTGKWTRFDKKGNKTQLAFYKEGKKVGKWFMWSGENLKEITYNNNAIVDVSLWKSESKLASNK; encoded by the coding sequence ATGAAAAAATTAATAACAATTTGTATGTTTTGCTTAGTTGCAATTGGATATGCTCAAGAAAACAAACCGACTTTTAAGGCTGAAGGAGATTTAGTAAAAGCAACTTATTATCACGAAGATGGTTCTGTAAGTACAGAAGGTTATTTTAAAGATAAGAAGTTAACTGGAAAATGGACTCGTTTTGATAAGAAAGGAAATAAAACACAATTGGCTTTCTACAAAGAAGGAAAGAAAGTTGGAAAGTGGTTTATGTGGTCAGGTGAAAACTTAAAAGAAATTACTTATAACAATAATGCTATTGTAGATGTTAGTTTATGGAAATCCGAATCTAAATTGGCTTCTAATAAATAA
- a CDS encoding energy transducer TonB gives MEIKKNPKSNLENYSKIFMQIGLVLALFITYAAIEKKTYDKTIGDLGVVNMNAELEEDIPITERIEPVKPKTPPPPTPEKIEIVEDEKEVEETVIESTETDETEAVEVEEIVEIAEVEEVVEDVSFMIIEDVPVFPGCKGSKQELKDCFSKMVQKHFVRKFDAELPNELGLSSGKKRVSIMFKIDKSGNVVNVQARAPHPKIKSEVLKVMKLLPKMKPGKQRGKPVGVKYSIPFTLLVE, from the coding sequence ATGGAAATAAAGAAAAATCCTAAATCGAATTTAGAAAATTATAGTAAAATATTTATGCAAATTGGGCTTGTTTTAGCGCTTTTTATAACATATGCTGCTATCGAGAAAAAAACTTACGACAAGACTATTGGAGACTTGGGAGTAGTTAACATGAATGCAGAGTTGGAAGAGGATATTCCAATTACTGAAAGAATTGAGCCAGTGAAGCCAAAAACTCCACCACCACCAACTCCAGAAAAAATAGAAATTGTAGAAGATGAGAAAGAAGTAGAAGAAACTGTAATTGAATCTACTGAGACAGATGAAACTGAGGCTGTAGAAGTAGAAGAAATTGTAGAAATTGCAGAGGTAGAAGAAGTAGTCGAAGACGTAAGTTTTATGATTATCGAAGATGTTCCTGTATTTCCTGGATGTAAAGGAAGTAAACAAGAATTAAAAGATTGCTTTAGTAAAATGGTACAAAAGCATTTCGTAAGAAAATTCGATGCAGAGTTACCAAACGAATTAGGTTTATCTTCTGGAAAAAAGAGAGTATCTATTATGTTTAAGATTGATAAATCTGGTAACGTTGTAAATGTACAAGCAAGAGCACCACACCCAAAAATTAAATCTGAAGTTTTAAAGGTGATGAAATTATTACCAAAAATGAAACCAGGTAAACAAAGAGGAAAACCAGTAGGTGTAAAATATAGTATTCCTTTTACTTTATTAGTAGAGTAA
- a CDS encoding VanZ family protein, which produces MKGKIVIIAVVVTLSILYLSLMKMPKYEVQVSHLDKLQHGFAYFTLSICWLLSFFDKPSKKYLIVFLCILFGIIIEVLQSELTSYRTGDYLDVLANTTGVLIGLVVFNQIYKKNRYN; this is translated from the coding sequence TTGAAGGGTAAAATAGTAATAATAGCAGTAGTAGTTACACTTAGTATTTTATATTTAAGTTTAATGAAAATGCCAAAATATGAAGTTCAAGTTAGTCATCTAGATAAATTGCAACATGGCTTTGCTTATTTTACATTATCTATTTGTTGGTTGCTTTCATTTTTTGATAAACCAAGTAAGAAATACTTAATCGTTTTTTTATGTATTCTTTTTGGCATAATTATTGAAGTTTTACAAAGTGAATTAACTTCGTATCGAACAGGAGATTACTTAGATGTTCTTGCAAATACGACTGGAGTTCTTATAGGATTAGTGGTTTTTAATCAGATTTATAAAAAAAATCGATATAATTAG
- the gcvH gene encoding glycine cleavage system protein GcvH encodes MNIPSNLKYTKDHEWIKIEGNIATVGITDFAQGELGDIVYVDVDTLDDSVEEGEVFGSVEAVKTVSDLFMPLSGEVIEFNEALEDEPELVNSDPYEKGWMIKIDISDSSQIDDLLDAAAYKGLIEG; translated from the coding sequence ATGAATATCCCATCAAACTTAAAATACACGAAAGATCACGAGTGGATTAAGATAGAAGGCAACATTGCAACTGTTGGTATTACAGATTTTGCACAAGGCGAATTAGGAGACATTGTATATGTAGATGTAGATACTTTAGACGATTCTGTAGAAGAAGGAGAAGTTTTTGGTTCTGTAGAAGCAGTAAAAACAGTTTCTGATTTATTTATGCCTTTAAGTGGAGAAGTAATTGAATTTAACGAAGCTTTAGAAGATGAACCTGAATTGGTAAATTCAGACCCATACGAAAAAGGTTGGATGATTAAAATTGATATTTCAGACAGCTCACAAATAGACGACTTATTAGATGCTGCAGCGTATAAAGGCCTTATTGAAGGGTAA